One Arthrobacter sp. FW306-07-I genomic window carries:
- a CDS encoding Gfo/Idh/MocA family protein, which yields MVNTAETTSAAAASRPGTAAGTATTAGDGRKARIALIGTGGRSEMYIRAIFGKHADTAELVAFSDVNPGRVEFYQKLIQELGAPGPVAAFEPGDLTAFIQANNIDRIIVTTPDYTHADYIVEGLRAGADVVVEKPLTIDAESCRRIVQAVHETGRNVVVTFNYRYSPRNSALKEIIQSGVIGKVTSVDFSWVLDTVHGADYFRRWHREKKNSGGLLIHKASHHFDLVNWWIDDVPERIFASGGLKFYGDKNAAERGLGPRPERGTPDADAPAGDKDPFALDLREDERLKALFLDNEHYDGYRRDQDVFTSGITIEDNLALVVEYQGGPRLSYSLNAHSPWEGYRVAVNGTEGRAELEVVERAAVLHSTDQKTVVDPSATPVEEEDAVRRNGERLVVQRHWEAAYEVPIINGEGGHGGGDELLLSDLFNGPGEDPLGRPSGYLDGLRSVSVGIAGNRSLETSLPVRVEDLDLGVDLRRGK from the coding sequence ATGGTCAACACCGCCGAGACCACTTCGGCCGCAGCTGCCTCCCGGCCCGGCACTGCCGCCGGAACCGCCACCACCGCCGGGGACGGCCGGAAGGCCCGCATTGCCCTGATCGGCACCGGCGGGCGGTCCGAGATGTACATCCGCGCCATTTTCGGCAAGCATGCGGACACTGCCGAACTGGTGGCATTCTCCGACGTGAACCCCGGGCGGGTGGAGTTCTACCAGAAGCTCATCCAGGAACTCGGCGCCCCGGGCCCGGTGGCCGCCTTCGAGCCCGGCGACCTCACCGCCTTCATCCAGGCCAACAACATCGACCGCATCATTGTCACCACGCCGGACTACACCCACGCCGACTACATCGTGGAGGGCCTGCGCGCCGGGGCTGACGTGGTGGTTGAAAAGCCCCTGACCATCGACGCCGAAAGCTGCCGCCGCATCGTCCAGGCCGTCCACGAGACCGGCCGGAACGTGGTGGTCACCTTCAACTACCGCTACTCGCCGCGCAACAGCGCCCTGAAGGAAATCATCCAGAGCGGCGTGATCGGCAAGGTCACCTCCGTCGACTTCAGCTGGGTTCTGGACACGGTCCACGGCGCCGACTACTTCCGCCGCTGGCACCGGGAGAAGAAGAACTCCGGCGGCCTGCTCATCCACAAGGCCTCCCACCACTTCGACCTGGTGAACTGGTGGATCGATGATGTCCCGGAGCGGATCTTCGCCTCCGGCGGCCTGAAGTTCTACGGCGACAAGAACGCCGCCGAGCGCGGGCTGGGCCCACGCCCCGAGCGTGGAACGCCCGACGCCGATGCCCCCGCAGGCGACAAGGATCCCTTCGCACTGGACCTCAGGGAGGATGAGCGGCTCAAGGCCCTCTTCCTGGACAACGAACACTACGACGGCTACCGCCGCGACCAGGACGTCTTCACCAGCGGCATCACCATCGAGGACAACCTGGCCCTGGTGGTGGAGTACCAGGGCGGCCCGCGCCTGAGCTACTCCCTGAACGCGCACAGCCCTTGGGAGGGGTACCGGGTGGCGGTCAACGGCACCGAGGGCCGGGCCGAGCTCGAAGTGGTGGAACGCGCCGCCGTCCTGCACAGCACGGACCAGAAGACGGTGGTGGACCCCAGCGCCACACCGGTCGAGGAAGAGGACGCCGTACGCCGCAACGGCGAGCGCCTGGTGGTGCAGCGCCACTGGGAGGCTGCCTACGAGGTGCCCATCATCAATGGTGAGGGCGGCCATGGCGGCGGTGACGAGCTGCTGCTGTCCGACCTGTTCAACGGACCGGGCGAGGATCCGCTGGGCCGACCCTCCGGCTACCTGGACGGACTGCGTTCGGTGTCCGTGGGCATCGCCGGCAACCGCTCCCTCGAAACATCCCTGCCCGTGCGCGTCGAGGACCTGGACCTCGGCGTCGACCTTCGCCGCGGCAAGTAG
- a CDS encoding LacI family DNA-binding transcriptional regulator, with protein sequence MARKSASGRIGIADVAVKAGVSHATVSRVMNGNFTVDPDIAARVRAAAAELKYQPNPVGRSLALGKTDTIGIVVPDLANPTFQEILRGLSRAAAQDGYRVLIADSFEVSSEESILAGEARRRCDGLVLCAPRMSDAELEEIAPSLHPLVLINRTTATPGVPSLVVDYGQGVQDIAGHLVELGHTRLAFLAGPPRSASNEMRLRGLETFKAAHPEVEVTMLEGGSDFDTGHEAVDAVLASGATGILAFNDLVAMGLMSGLHERGLDVPGDISVTGFDDIPFARYTTPALTTGAVPISELGEQAWHQLRALIRQEGDGTSGSRYQPRLEVRASTGPAKAPRSTVHG encoded by the coding sequence ATGGCCAGGAAATCGGCAAGCGGCCGGATCGGCATCGCGGATGTCGCCGTGAAGGCGGGAGTTTCCCATGCCACCGTCTCCCGCGTCATGAACGGGAATTTCACCGTAGATCCGGACATTGCAGCCAGGGTCCGTGCCGCCGCCGCGGAACTGAAGTACCAGCCCAACCCGGTGGGCCGCAGCCTGGCGCTCGGCAAGACGGACACCATCGGCATCGTGGTGCCGGACCTGGCCAACCCCACCTTCCAGGAGATCCTCCGCGGCCTCAGCCGGGCGGCAGCCCAGGACGGCTACCGCGTCCTTATCGCCGACTCGTTCGAAGTCTCCAGCGAAGAGTCCATCCTGGCCGGCGAAGCCCGCCGGCGGTGTGACGGGCTGGTCCTGTGCGCCCCGCGCATGTCGGATGCGGAACTGGAAGAGATTGCCCCCTCCCTGCACCCACTGGTGTTGATCAACCGCACCACGGCCACCCCTGGCGTGCCCAGCCTGGTGGTGGACTACGGCCAGGGCGTGCAGGACATCGCCGGGCACCTGGTGGAACTGGGCCACACCCGCCTGGCGTTCCTCGCAGGGCCGCCCCGCAGTGCCTCCAACGAGATGCGGCTCAGGGGCCTGGAAACCTTCAAGGCCGCCCACCCGGAGGTTGAAGTGACCATGCTGGAGGGCGGCTCGGACTTCGACACCGGCCATGAAGCGGTGGACGCCGTCCTGGCCAGCGGAGCCACCGGCATCCTGGCCTTCAACGACCTGGTGGCGATGGGCTTGATGAGCGGCCTGCACGAGCGGGGCCTGGACGTCCCCGGCGACATCTCCGTGACCGGCTTCGACGACATCCCCTTCGCCAGGTATACGACGCCGGCGCTCACCACCGGCGCCGTCCCCATCAGCGAACTGGGCGAGCAGGCATGGCACCAACTGAGGGCGCTGATCCGCCAGGAAGGCGACGGAACCTCCGGCAGCCGCTACCAGCCCCGCCTGGAAGTCAGGGCCAGCACGGGACCGGCCAAGGCACCGCGCAGCACGGTCCACGGCTGA